From the Halomonas meridiana genome, one window contains:
- a CDS encoding GNAT family N-acetyltransferase produces the protein MGVEVRRAEPSDAKAIKGIYECPNAYTSTLQLPLPSSDMWEKRFQNIPEHVYAYVAVVDGEVVGNLGFELCTNPRRRHVGIFGMGVKDDVQGIGVGSALLKTVIDLADNWLNLKRIELTVYVDNERAINLYKKFGFVIEGESKAYAFRNGSYVDAYYMARVVAHA, from the coding sequence ATGGGTGTTGAAGTCAGGCGAGCAGAGCCATCAGATGCTAAAGCGATAAAAGGAATTTATGAGTGCCCAAATGCCTACACCAGCACATTACAACTTCCGCTTCCATCCTCGGATATGTGGGAAAAACGTTTCCAGAATATTCCAGAGCATGTTTATGCGTATGTGGCAGTAGTGGACGGTGAAGTAGTAGGTAATTTGGGCTTTGAGCTATGTACCAATCCGCGACGTCGTCACGTTGGTATATTCGGTATGGGCGTCAAAGACGATGTTCAAGGTATAGGTGTTGGTAGTGCTTTACTTAAAACGGTTATCGATTTAGCGGATAACTGGCTGAATTTGAAACGAATCGAATTGACGGTCTATGTGGATAACGAACGAGCGATTAACTTGTACAAGAAATTCGGCTTTGTAATTGAAGGTGAGTCGAAAGCTTATGCATTCAGAAATGGCAGCTACGTTGACGCTTACTATATGGCTCGCGTTGTGGCACATGCATAA
- a CDS encoding type II toxin-antitoxin system Phd/YefM family antitoxin has translation MTGITATEARSNLYRLIDETAESHQPIVIMGKRNKAVLVSEEDWSAIQETLYLLSVAGMRESIREGIDTPLDECDEELDW, from the coding sequence ATGACAGGAATCACAGCCACTGAGGCGCGCAGCAACTTATATCGGTTGATCGACGAGACCGCCGAGTCCCACCAACCCATCGTCATCATGGGTAAGCGAAACAAAGCCGTCCTGGTTTCCGAGGAAGACTGGTCTGCCATTCAGGAAACACTTTACCTGCTCTCCGTGGCGGGTATGCGGGAGTCTATTCGTGAGGGGATAGATACCCCCTTGGATGAGTGCGATGAGGAGCTGGACTGGTGA